The Planctomycetaceae bacterium genome contains the following window.
GCGATCTATGATGGAGGAGCATTGATCGCGGCCTCCGGCAATCTGATCGCGGCCGGACCGCGGTTCGGTTTTCGCGAAGTGGACGTGACGGCTGTTGATGTCGATGTCGACCTGACACGTTCCCGGCGAGCCGCCATTCATTCGATGTCCGCCGATGTCAGCGACGATGTGCACGACCGAATTGCTGCGATTCCCGGACGTCTGGCTGAACCTTCCGGACAAATCAATCCGCCGACAACCGCGCCTGCGGAATCGGAGTTCGCGGAGTTCACACAGGCGATCTCGCTGGCATTGTTCGACTACATGCGCAAGAGTTGTTCGAACGGTTTTGTCGTCAGCATGAGCGGCGGCGCGGATTCTTCGGCCTGCGCGTGTCTGGTGCGGTGCATGGTTCAGCGAGCCCTCGCGGATCTGGGACCGGATGGGTTTCGCGACCGCCTGAGTCATATGGCCGACCTGACGCCGACAATCGACGCGGCCATGCAGCGGCTGTTCACGGGCGTTTACCAGTCGACTCGCAATAGTTCGGAAACAACGCGTGGCGCGGCGGAATCCGTAACTCGCGCGGTCGGCGGTCGCTATCTGGAACTGGACGTCGACAGTCTGGTGCTGGATTACACGTCTTTGATTGAATCCGCGATTGGCACACGTCTGAACTGGCAACAGCACGATCTGACGCTGCAAAACATCCAGGCTCGCACGCGGTCGCCTTCGGTCTGGATGCTGGCGAATTTGAACAACGCTCTGCTGCTGTCCACGAGCAATCGTTCCGAGGCGGCCGTCGGGTATGCCACGATGGACGGCGACACCAGCGGAGGACTGAGCCCCATCGCAGGCATCGACAAGGCGTTTCTGCGTGAGTGGCTGCGAATCATGGAGACGGACGGCGCCGCGGGCTGCGATCCGATTCCGGCTCTGAACCTGGTGAATCGGCAGCAACCCACCGCCGAACTCCGGCCGAGCGAATTCGAGCAGACCGACGAAGGCGATCTGATGCCCTACCCTCTGCTGGACGAAATCGAAGGGCTGGCCATTCGCGACAAACTCAGCCCTGCCGAAGTGCTGACAACACTGGCCGCACAGGATACCGGGTATTCTCGGGAGCAGCTTACGGAATGGGTCCGGAGATTTTTCCGGCTTTGGTCTCGCAACCAATGGAAACGCGAACGGTACGCTCCGTCGTTTCACGTCGACGACAAGAACCTGGATCCCAAAACCTGGTGCCGCTTCCCGATTCTTTCCGGCGGGTTCCAGTCGGAACTGTCGGAGCTTTAGAGTCCCGCGTGCTCACATTCGTGTTCCGCGCGCATCTGTTGAACCGTGTGCCGGGACGTTTCGGGCACGTTTGGCTCGTTTTCCCGGATTTTCCAGCCTTCGCGATTGTCACGAGCGACGGGGTTGTCGGACGGCGACCGGCCAGCATGACGCTTTGTTCCGCCGGCCTTTATTGACCACAATCAGGCGCAGGTCTACAGTTGGACGCCTGCTTTAGCGTTCCCTGCAATCTCATCGCTGCGTCGACACCACGGGTGGCCTGGAATGATGTTTTCCGGTTCGCGGCCTGAAGAAGAAGGGAGTCCACCTCGTTTCGCCGCTGCCGGAAGAATTCCCCTTGGGGTCATGAATGTCTGATCGACCAGGAAAAGCGCCCCGTAAGCCACCGACTCCAGGCAAGGATCCCCGCAAGGAACGCAACCAGTCCAACGCGTTCTGGTACCTGTTGGTGCTGGGTGTGATCGGCCTGGTGACGTTCTCGACGTTAAGCCGCGGAAACCGGGGCGAAAAGATGGAACTCAGCGAGTTCCGTCGGCAGGTACGGTCCGGCGAGCAGAACAAGGGCAACGTCCA
Protein-coding sequences here:
- the nadE gene encoding NAD(+) synthase translates to MRQLRLGAAILNQTPLDWPGNTERIRSAIRKARELGVSVLCLPELCITGYGCEDMFLSPHVWKTAWNCLQQIVPETGGMVLSIGLPLYVTNGVYNAACVVADGRIAGFVPKQHLAGDGLHYEPRWFRPWPAEVISEYHHDGNRWPIGDLIFECGGIRIGFEICEDAWVAGRPGNRMAECGVDVILNPSASHFAFGKHEIRKRFVLEGSRAFGVSYVYANLVGNEAGRAIYDGGALIAASGNLIAAGPRFGFREVDVTAVDVDVDLTRSRRAAIHSMSADVSDDVHDRIAAIPGRLAEPSGQINPPTTAPAESEFAEFTQAISLALFDYMRKSCSNGFVVSMSGGADSSACACLVRCMVQRALADLGPDGFRDRLSHMADLTPTIDAAMQRLFTGVYQSTRNSSETTRGAAESVTRAVGGRYLELDVDSLVLDYTSLIESAIGTRLNWQQHDLTLQNIQARTRSPSVWMLANLNNALLLSTSNRSEAAVGYATMDGDTSGGLSPIAGIDKAFLREWLRIMETDGAAGCDPIPALNLVNRQQPTAELRPSEFEQTDEGDLMPYPLLDEIEGLAIRDKLSPAEVLTTLAAQDTGYSREQLTEWVRRFFRLWSRNQWKRERYAPSFHVDDKNLDPKTWCRFPILSGGFQSELSEL